Proteins from a genomic interval of Salvelinus sp. IW2-2015 linkage group LG14, ASM291031v2, whole genome shotgun sequence:
- the LOC111973482 gene encoding heparan sulfate glucosamine 3-O-sulfotransferase 5: MLFKQQALLRQKLFVLGSLAIGSLLYLVARVGSLDRLQPICPIESRLGPPHLPEQIPLRTLQYKRGLLHELRKGNATKEQIRLHNLVQQLPRAIIIGVRKGGTRALLEMLNLHPAVVKASQEIHFFDNXQNYARGIDWYREKMPFSFXHQITIEKSPAYFITEEVPERIFKMNSSIKLLIIVREPTTRAVSDYTQVLEGKERKNKTYHKFEKLAIDGNTCEVNTKYKAVRTSIYTKHLERWLKYFPVEQFHIVDGDRLITDPLPELQLVERFLNLPSRISHYNLYFNATRGFYCLRFNIVFNKCLAGSKGRIHPEVDPSVVAKLRKFFHPFNQKFYQITGRTFNWP, from the exons ATGCTATTCAAACAGCAGGCGTTGCTGAGACAGAAGCTCTTTGTGCTGGGCAGCCTTGCTATCGGGAGTCTCCTCTATCTAGTGGCCAGGGTTGGGAGCTTGGATAG GCTGCAGCCTATTTGCCCCATAGAGAGCAGACTGGGCCCTCCTCACCTGCCGGAGCAGATCCCTCTCCGGACYCTGCAGTATAAGCGTGGTCTGCTCCACGAGCTCCGCAAGGGCAATGCCACCAAAGAGCAGATCCGCCTGCACAACCTGGTGCAGCAGCTGCCCCGGGCCATCATTATCGGGGTGCGCAAGGGGGGCACGCGCGCCCTGCTGGAGATGCTCAACCTGCACCCGGCGGTGGTCAAGGCCTCGCAGGAGATCCACTTCTTTGACAACGAMCAGAACTACGCCCGGGGCATCGACTGGTACCGGGAGAAGATGCCCTTCTCYTTCCYSCAYCAGATCACCATTGAGAAGAGCCCCGCCTACTTCATCACAGARGAGGTCCCCGAACGCATCTTCAAGATGAACTCCTCCATCAAGCTGYTGATYATYGTGCGYGAGCCCACCACCAGAGCTGTGTCCGACTACACACAGGTGCTGGAGGGCAAGGAGCGCAAGAACAAGACCTACCACAAGTTTGAGAAGCTGGCCATCGACGGAAACACGTGTGAGGTGAACACAAAGTATAAGGCAGTACGGACCAGCATTTACACCAAGCACTTGGAGCGCTGGCTGAAGTACTTCCCAGTGGAACAATTCCACATTGTGGACGGGGACCGTCTGATCACGGACCCGTTGCCGGAGCTGCAGCTCGTCGAGCGCTTCCTCAACCTCCCGTCCAGGATCAGCCACTataatctgtacttcaatgccaCCAGGGGATTCTACTGCCTGCGATTTAACATTGTCTTCAACAAGTGCCTGGCAGGCAGCAAGGGGCGCATCCACCCTGAGGTGGACCCTTCGGTCGTGGCCAAACTGAGGAAGTTCTTTCACCCCTTCAATCAGAAGTTTTATCAGATCACTGGCAGGACATTCAACTGGCCCTGA
- the LOC111972471 gene encoding serine protease 27 — protein sequence MESGWALCAVVVALTCMGKGGHSQANVCGIASLNTKIVGGQDAVAGSWPWQASLHRSNSHFCGGSLINKEWVLTAAHCFPSTSTSNLLVYLGRQTQQSINSNEVSQTVSQIICNPNYNSATSDNDVCLLKLSSPVTFTDYIQPVCLAAVGSTYYTGTTSWVTGWGNINSNVPLPSPGTLQEVTVPVVGNRECRCLYTGISSITNNMICAGLLSGGKDSCQGDSGGPMVSKQGQVWIQSGVVSFGQGCGDANFPGVYTRVSQYQTWINSQISTDMPGFVTFSSSGTDSDLNVTCNALSNGITLFSLSPILVSLYLF from the exons ATGGAGTCGGGCTGGGCATTGTGTGCTGTTGTAGTAGCGTTGACCTGCATGGGAAAAG gtggcCATTCACAGGCAAATG TGTGTGGCATTGCTTCTCTCAACACAAAGATTGTTGGGGGTCAGGATGCAGTTGCAGGGAGCTGGCCATGGCAGGCCAGTCTGCACAGGTCCAACAGCCATTTTTGTGGAGGCTCCCTTATCAACAAAGAGTGGGTGCTGACTGCCGCTCACTGCTTCCCCAG CACCAGCACGTCCAACCTGCTTGTCTACCTGGGCCGGCAGACTCAGCAAAGCATCAACTCCAACGAGGTATCCCAAACAGTCTCTCAGATCATCTGCAACCCGAACTACAACAGTGCAACCAGCGACAATGACGTATGTTTGCTGAAGCTCTCGTCACCCGTCACCTTCACTGACTACATCCAGCCGGTCTGCCTGGCAGCAGTGGGCAGCACCTACTACACCGGCACTACTAGCTGGGTCACCGGATGGGGCAATATCAATAGTAATG TGCCCCTTCCCTCACCCGGGACCCTACAGGAGGTGACTGTGCCAGTAGTGGGGAACAGGGAGTGTAGATGTCTCTATACTGGAATTAGTTCAATCACAAACAACATGATCTGTGCTGGTCTACTGAGTGGAGGAAAAGATTCCTGTCAG GGAGACTCCGGGGGGCCAATGGTGAGCAAACAGGGTCAGGTCTGGATACAGTCTGGAGTTGTGAGTTTCGGACAAGGCTGTGGCGACGCAAATTTCCCAGGAGTGTACACCAGAGTGTCCCAGTACCAGACCTGGATCAACAGCCAGATCAGCACTGACATGCCAGGCTTCGTCACCTTCTCCTCCAGTGGGACTGACTCTGATCTCAATGTCACCTGTAATGCACTGTCCAATGGGATcacactcttctccctctctcctattctcgtgtctctctatctcttctaa
- the LOC111973349 gene encoding histone deacetylase 2: MAYTVAGGTKKKVCYYYDGDIGNYYYGQGHPMKPHRIRMTHNLLLNYGLYRKMEIYRPHKATAEEITKYHSDDYIQFLQSIRPDNMSEYSKQMQRFNVGEDCPVFDGLFEFCQLSTGGSAAGSVKLNRQQTDIAVNWAGGLHHAKKSEASGFCYVNDIVLAILELLKYHQRVLYVDIDIHHGDGVEEAFYTTDRVMTVSFHKYGEYFPGTGDLRDIGAGKGKYYAVNFPLRDGVDDESYELIFRPVMAKVMEMYQPSAVVLQCGADSLSGDRLGCFNLTIRGHAKCVEYIKSFNLPLLMLGGGGYTIRNVARCWTYETAVALDTEIPDELPYNDYFEYFGPDFKLHISPSNMTNQNTLEYMDKIKQRLFENLRMLPHAPGVQMQTVPEDAITDDTVDEDAEDPDKRMSIRASDKRIACDEEFSDSEDEGEGGRRNEASHKKGTKRTRVEEGDKEKVEVEKLKETSTELT; encoded by the exons ATGGCTTACACCGTTGCAGGTGGAACCAAGAAGAAAGTGTGCTACTACTATGACG GTGACATTGGCAATTACTATTATGGACAAGGGCATCCCATGAAACCACACCGAATTCGAATGACCCACAACCTACTGTTGAACTATGGACTGTACAGAAAAATGGAAATATAT AGACCACACAAAGCCACTGCAGAGGAAATTACCAAATACCACAGTGACGATTACATCCAGTTCCTCCAATCCATACGACCAGACAACATGTCAGAGTACAGCAAGCAAATGCAGCGGT TTAATGTTGGTGAGGATTGTCCTGTATTTGATGGGTTGTTTGAGTTCTGCCAGTTGTCTACTGGTGGCTCTGCTG CGGGATCGGTGAAACTCAACAGGCAGCAGACGGACATTGCGGTGAACTGGGCCGGTGGACTCCACCACGCTAAGAAGTCTGAGGCCTCTGGCTTCTGTTACGTCAATGACATCGTGTTGGCCATTCTGGAGCTCCTCAA GTACCATCAGAGGGTACTGTACGTAGATATTGACATCCACCATGGGGATGGAGTAGAGGAAGCCTTCTACACCACAGACCGGGTCATGACTGTGTCCTTCCACAAATATGGAGAGTACTTCCCCGGGACTGGAGACCTCAGG GATATTGGTGCTGGAAAAGGCAAATACTACGCAGTCAACTTCCCCCTGAGGGACGGCGTTGACGATGAGTCGTATGAGCTGATCTTCAGGCCT GTGATGGCCAAGGTGATGGAGATGTACCAGCCCAGTGCAGTGGTTCTGCAATGTGGAGCAGACTCCCTCTCAGGAGACCGACTTGGCTGCTTCAACCTCACCATCCGCG GCCATGCTAAGTGTGTTGAGTACATTAAGTCATTCAACCTTCCCCTGCTAATGCTGGGTGGAGGAGGCTACACCATCCGCAACGTGGCCCGCTGCTGGACCTACGAAACGGCTGTGGCTCTGGATACTGAGATCCCTGACG AACTGCCGTACAATGATTACTTTGAGTACTTTGGGCCTGACTTCAAGTTGCACATCAGCCCATCCAACATGACCAACCAGAACACATTGGAGTACATGGATAAGATCAA GCAGCGTCTGTTTGAGAACTTGCGCATGCTACCTCACGCCCCGGGAGTGCAGATGCAGACGGTCCCTGAGGACGCCATCACTGACGATACGGTGGATGAGGATGCAGAGGACCCCGACAAACGCATGTCCA TCCGTGCTTCAGACAAGAGGATAGCCTGCGACGAGGAGTTCTCCGACTCTGAGgacgagggagagggaggaaggaggaacgAAGCCAGTCACAAGAAAGGAACAAAACGGACTCGAGTTGAggagggagacaaagagaaagtTG AGGTGGAGAAATTGAAGGAAACAAGCACAGAACTGACATAA
- the LOC111972770 gene encoding myristoylated alanine-rich C-kinase substrate: MGAQFSKTAAKGETAVEKPGEAAASPTKTNGQENGHVKVNGDASPAAAEAGKEEVHANGSATAEEAPKEEAAAAEAAPSAAAAVEGDKAENAEAVSPAAEGGAAKPEEGATPSTSNETPKKKKKRFSFKKSFKLSGFSFKKTKKETGDGAEGEEAAASTDEAKDEAPEAAAEGEAKTAEGEAKPAGAGEEAKEAASPTEAKPEETAAAAAPAEEAKAAPAAEEPKAEEKPAEPAAEAPKTEEAVPATEVASSPEAPAAAEATAE, translated from the exons ATGGGAGCGCAATTCTCCAAGACAGCTGCAAAAGGCGAAACCGCGGTTGAAAAGCCAGGAGAGGCTGCCGCTTCACCAACCAAGACCAATGGACAg GAAAATGGCCATGTGAAAGTGAACGGGGATGCCTCTCCTGCGGCTGCAGAGGCAGGCAAAGAAGAGGTGCATGCCAATGGTAGTGCCACGGCTGAGGAGGCTCCAAAAGAGGAGGCTGCAGCTGCAGAGGCTGCACCCTCAGCAGCAGCGGCAGTAGAAGGGGATAAGGCAGAGAATGCAGAGGCTGTGTCTCCAGCAGCTGAGGGTGGGGCAGCTAAACCAGAAGAGGGTGCCACGCCTTCAACCAGCAACGAGACccccaaaaagaagaagaagcgcTTCTCCTTCAAAAAGTCCTTCAAGCTTAGCGGTTTCTCCTTCAAAAAGACCAAAAAGGAGACAGGCGATGGGGCAGAGGGTGAGGAGGCCGCTGCGTCCACCGATGAGGCCAAGGATGAGGCCCCAGAGGCCGCTGCCGAGGGGGAAGCCAAGACTGCAGAGGGAGAGGCCAAGCCTGCCGGTGCAGGGGAGGAAGCTAAGGAAGCAGCAAGCCCAACAGAGGCCAAGCCTGaggaaacagcagcagcagcagcacccgCTGAGGAGGCCAAGGCAGCCCCAGCCGCCGAGGAGCCAAAAGCAGAGGAGAAGCCAGCTGAGCCTGCTGCGGAGGCACCCAAAACGGAGGAGGCTGTACCTGCAACAGAGGTCGCATCCAGTCCAGAGGCCCCCGCTGCCGCAGAGGCCACTGCTGAGTAA